Proteins encoded together in one Pseudomonadota bacterium window:
- a CDS encoding RecX family transcriptional regulator, whose product MTADPPDAAGHGRRKRRAPRPLDATRLRDMALRYVARYATTRHKLDRYLRRKVAERGWSGDTAADVDALIEYCVAQGFVDDALYAENKAASLSRRGYGRRRIDASLHEAGISAEDAAAVHEDGEVRRWSSALMLAKRRRIGPFAPEAANAGEVRQSEADIEARHRQRQKQIQIMARAGHDFTIAATLVDARSLEQLRAVGDEQLDIALDALLPPQ is encoded by the coding sequence ATGACTGCCGATCCGCCCGATGCTGCCGGCCATGGCCGGCGTAAGCGGCGCGCGCCGCGTCCGCTCGATGCTACCCGGCTGCGCGACATGGCGCTGCGCTATGTCGCGCGCTATGCCACCACCCGGCACAAGCTGGACCGCTATTTGCGGCGCAAAGTCGCCGAGCGTGGCTGGTCCGGTGACACGGCGGCCGATGTCGATGCGCTGATTGAATATTGCGTGGCGCAGGGTTTTGTCGACGATGCGCTTTATGCCGAGAACAAGGCTGCGAGCCTGTCGCGTCGCGGCTATGGTCGCCGGCGCATCGATGCCAGCCTGCATGAAGCGGGCATCAGTGCCGAAGATGCGGCTGCGGTCCATGAAGATGGTGAGGTGCGGCGCTGGTCATCGGCGCTGATGCTGGCAAAGCGGCGGCGGATCGGGCCGTTTGCGCCTGAGGCTGCCAATGCCGGCGAGGTGCGTCAAAGCGAGGCCGATATCGAGGCACGGCACAGGCAGCGGCAAAAGCAGATCCAGATCATGGCGCGTGCTGGCCATGATTTCACCATCGCCGCGACACTGGTCGACGCCCGCAGTCTCGAGCAGTTGCGTGCCGTTGGCGATGAACAGCTTGATATCGCGCTGGACGCGCTGCTCCCGCCGCAATAG
- a CDS encoding DUF192 domain-containing protein encodes MVRFITLTLGAIILLTACTAATDARQNDRQPGSATEAAEPARAPSGLELVPLTISSQGKTHEFTVEVARTRRQQARGLMFRTELAPDAGMIFPFDRVRPASFWMKDTPISLDIIFIRADGTIESIAANTTPYSLESVPSGEPVAGVLELIAGRAAELGVGPGDKVEWTETWDPVKRLRE; translated from the coding sequence ATGGTCAGATTCATCACGCTTACTCTCGGCGCCATCATTCTGCTCACCGCCTGCACCGCCGCTACCGATGCGCGACAAAATGATCGCCAGCCGGGCAGTGCGACGGAGGCAGCAGAACCGGCCAGAGCGCCTTCGGGCCTTGAACTGGTGCCGCTGACCATTAGCAGCCAGGGCAAGACGCATGAATTTACCGTTGAGGTGGCTCGCACCCGGCGCCAGCAGGCCCGTGGCCTGATGTTCCGCACCGAGCTGGCCCCCGATGCCGGGATGATTTTCCCTTTTGACAGGGTTCGCCCGGCAAGCTTCTGGATGAAGGATACGCCGATATCGCTCGATATCATCTTCATCCGTGCCGATGGCACGATCGAGAGTATCGCGGCCAACACCACGCCCTATTCGCTCGAAAGCGTGCCTTCGGGCGAGCCGGTGGCCGGTGTGCTAGAGCTGATTGCCGGTCGTGCAGCCGAACTGGGGGTCGGGCCGGGGGACAAGGTCGAATGGACCGAGACCTGGGATCCGGTGAAGCGGCTGAGAGAATAG
- a CDS encoding NADH:ubiquinone oxidoreductase subunit NDUFA12 yields MGILSKIFTWWDGATIGTSWYSFRKGERVGEDSFGNVYYRSKKIPEGERERRWVIYNGANDASRVPAEWHGWLHHSYDEVPESHLPPPRIWERDYVPNLTGTAQAYRPGGALERGAKRASATGDYEAWSPGD; encoded by the coding sequence ATGGGTATTTTGAGCAAGATTTTCACCTGGTGGGACGGTGCGACAATCGGCACCAGCTGGTACAGCTTTCGCAAGGGCGAGCGGGTTGGCGAGGATTCGTTCGGCAATGTCTATTATCGCAGCAAGAAAATCCCCGAAGGCGAGCGCGAGCGCCGCTGGGTGATTTACAATGGCGCCAATGATGCCAGCCGTGTCCCGGCAGAATGGCATGGCTGGCTGCATCACAGCTATGATGAGGTACCGGAAAGCCATTTGCCGCCGCCGCGCATCTGGGAACGCGATTATGTACCCAATCTGACCGGCACCGCCCAGGCCTATCGGCCCGGTGGCGCGCTCGAACGGGGCGCCAAGCGGGCATCGGCCACCGGAGATTATGAAGCATGGTCGCCGGGCGACTGA
- the aat gene encoding leucyl/phenylalanyl-tRNA--protein transferase: MLIDPEVLLRAYAVGLFPMADSRDDEEVFWVEPKDRAILPLDGFHLSRSLKKTLRRDIFTLRCNTAFADVVNLCAEAAPDRRETWINPTIRESYQLLHRIGHAHSIECWREGRLVGGLYGVSLGRAFCGESMFSRSTNASKVALSALVAAMRHGGFALLDCQFMTDHLASLGAIEIAQSEYLEQLDDALEGSAYARPAARRPRLYGSVTGSRAASASIAGVSGGADSGAGGSDAEPSLPEAFAALLAGGGDASAAGGAVSGAESAEPGNAASSPGKLIAQSLTQTS; encoded by the coding sequence ATGCTCATCGATCCCGAAGTCCTGTTGCGCGCCTATGCCGTCGGGCTGTTCCCGATGGCCGATTCGCGCGACGATGAGGAGGTGTTCTGGGTCGAGCCCAAGGACCGGGCGATCCTGCCACTCGATGGTTTCCACCTGTCGCGCTCGCTGAAGAAGACGCTGCGCCGCGATATCTTCACCCTGCGCTGCAACACCGCCTTTGCCGATGTCGTCAATCTGTGCGCCGAGGCAGCCCCCGACCGCAGGGAGACCTGGATCAACCCGACCATCCGCGAGAGCTATCAGCTGCTGCACCGGATCGGCCATGCCCACAGCATTGAATGCTGGCGGGAGGGCAGGCTGGTCGGCGGGTTATACGGCGTATCGCTGGGCCGTGCCTTTTGCGGCGAGAGCATGTTCAGCCGTTCCACCAATGCCTCGAAAGTGGCGCTGTCCGCGCTGGTTGCGGCGATGCGGCATGGCGGCTTCGCGCTGCTCGACTGCCAGTTCATGACCGACCATCTGGCCAGCCTCGGTGCGATAGAAATTGCCCAGAGCGAGTATCTGGAACAGCTCGATGACGCGCTGGAGGGCAGCGCCTATGCCCGGCCTGCCGCCAGGCGGCCCCGCCTTTATGGCAGTGTTACCGGGTCGCGCGCGGCATCGGCATCGATTGCCGGTGTTTCCGGCGGCGCGGATTCGGGTGCCGGCGGTTCGGATGCAGAGCCGTCGCTGCCCGAGGCATTTGCTGCATTATTGGCCGGCGGCGGTGACGCTTCTGCTGCAGGCGGCGCGGTATCGGGAGCCGAGTCTGCAGAACCGGGCAACGCTGCCTCCTCGCCCGGGAAGCTCATTGCGCAATCCTTGACCCAGACATCGTAA
- the pepF gene encoding oligoendopeptidase F: MKHFFLRSFSAIAFVSAISIGPAATPALAQAPSEQVDERYVWDLTDFYESKEAWDAELERLRGQVGGLEPYKGKLGDNAATLLAALDARSAYTKELARLWTYASNSRATNLGDPQGQEMVGRIQAVAQAAGAASSFFVPELVSLGEERIMAFIAEEPGLEKHALFLRDSLRQSEHVLSPESEQVLTLLGTALSASQNARDLLSNAEIEWPTITLSDGTEAVISNAGYGLYRQAPNRDDRIAVFDAFWGTWKKYESTLGATLNGEVQANVATAKARKYDNTLQYFLSGDNIPEEVYRTLVKVTNDRIDVLHRYFELRGRMLGIDDLGYHDIYPPLVETDLTFPIDATRDNVLAAVAVLGEEYANKFAEASSKRWMHVYPQPGKRSGAYMSGAAYDVHPLILLNHQDDYNSASTYAHEWGHGMHQVLTNENQPYELADFSIFTTEIAAIANELLLQEHMLAQAKTDEERLFYLGYALEQMRGTFFRQVMFSEFELAVHEAVERGEALTGARMTQIYGDILKRYHGHDKGVMNIADRDMVEWAYIPHFYYNFYVYQYATSIAGAAYFVDQLKIDEDKARDTYIAFLKAGGSNYPLEILKDAGLDMTSPTPYNAVIDRMDKVMDEIEAILDKRGG; the protein is encoded by the coding sequence GTGAAACATTTTTTCCTCCGTTCCTTCAGTGCTATTGCTTTTGTAAGCGCCATCAGTATCGGCCCGGCAGCAACGCCTGCTCTTGCCCAGGCTCCGTCGGAGCAGGTCGATGAACGCTATGTCTGGGACCTCACCGATTTCTATGAGTCCAAAGAAGCCTGGGACGCTGAACTGGAACGGCTGCGCGGCCAGGTCGGCGGCCTCGAGCCCTATAAGGGCAAGCTTGGCGATAATGCCGCAACCCTGCTCGCCGCACTGGATGCGCGCTCGGCCTATACCAAAGAACTCGCCCGGCTGTGGACCTATGCCTCCAATTCCCGTGCTACCAATCTGGGCGATCCACAAGGTCAGGAAATGGTCGGCCGCATACAGGCAGTCGCTCAGGCCGCCGGGGCAGCGAGCAGTTTCTTCGTTCCCGAACTGGTAAGCCTCGGCGAAGAGCGCATCATGGCCTTTATCGCCGAGGAGCCCGGCCTTGAGAAACACGCGCTTTTCCTGCGCGATTCGCTGCGCCAGTCCGAGCACGTGCTCTCGCCCGAATCCGAACAGGTGCTGACCCTGCTGGGCACTGCTCTTTCGGCGTCGCAAAATGCAAGAGACCTGCTTTCCAATGCCGAAATCGAATGGCCGACCATAACCCTGAGCGACGGCACCGAGGCGGTTATCAGCAATGCGGGCTATGGTCTTTATCGCCAGGCACCCAATCGCGACGACCGGATCGCGGTCTTTGATGCATTTTGGGGTACCTGGAAGAAATATGAAAGCACATTGGGCGCAACGCTGAACGGCGAAGTGCAGGCCAATGTCGCAACCGCCAAAGCGCGCAAATATGACAATACGCTGCAATATTTCCTGTCCGGCGACAATATTCCCGAGGAAGTCTATCGCACGCTTGTCAAGGTCACCAATGACCGGATCGATGTGCTGCACCGCTATTTCGAACTGCGCGGCCGCATGCTTGGAATCGACGATCTGGGTTATCACGATATCTACCCGCCGCTGGTGGAGACCGATCTTACCTTCCCGATTGATGCAACCCGCGACAATGTCCTCGCAGCGGTCGCAGTGCTGGGCGAGGAATATGCCAACAAATTTGCAGAGGCTTCCAGCAAGCGCTGGATGCATGTCTATCCGCAGCCCGGCAAGCGCTCAGGCGCCTATATGTCCGGTGCCGCTTATGATGTGCACCCGTTGATCTTGCTCAACCATCAGGATGATTATAACAGCGCTTCGACCTATGCCCATGAATGGGGCCATGGCATGCATCAGGTGCTGACCAATGAGAACCAGCCCTATGAACTCGCCGATTTCTCGATCTTCACAACCGAAATCGCGGCCATTGCCAATGAACTGCTGCTTCAGGAGCATATGCTGGCCCAGGCCAAGACCGATGAGGAGCGGCTTTTCTATCTCGGCTATGCACTGGAGCAGATGCGCGGCACCTTTTTCCGTCAGGTGATGTTCTCTGAATTCGAGCTGGCGGTCCATGAGGCGGTCGAGCGCGGGGAAGCGCTGACCGGTGCACGCATGACGCAGATTTATGGCGATATTCTCAAACGCTATCACGGTCACGACAAGGGCGTAATGAACATTGCCGATCGCGACATGGTCGAATGGGCCTATATTCCGCACTTCTATTATAATTTCTACGTCTATCAGTATGCGACGTCGATTGCAGGCGCGGCCTATTTTGTCGATCAGCTGAAGATCGATGAAGACAAGGCCCGTGATACCTATATCGCTTTCCTAAAGGCCGGAGGTTCGAATTATCCGCTCGAAATCCTCAAAGATGCCGGATTGGATATGACCTCACCGACGCCCTATAACGCCGTTATCGACCGTATGGACAAGGTCATGGACGAGATCGAAGCGATACTCGACAAACGTGGAGGGTAA
- the secE gene encoding preprotein translocase subunit SecE, producing MAKTSPGEFVRQVRTETSKVVWPTRQETLVTAVMVFIMMTILALFFLGVDSFFNWVVQSLLSLAE from the coding sequence ATGGCAAAGACATCTCCTGGTGAATTCGTCCGTCAGGTGCGGACCGAGACCTCGAAAGTGGTGTGGCCGACACGTCAGGAAACACTGGTGACGGCAGTGATGGTGTTCATCATGATGACCATCCTCGCGCTGTTCTTCCTCGGCGTTGACAGCTTCTTCAACTGGGTTGTCCAGTCGCTGCTCTCGCTCGCCGAATAA
- the nusG gene encoding transcription termination/antitermination protein NusG, translated as MARWYIIHAYSGFENKVKEAILADAERLELTQLVEEIEVPTETVTEVRRGKKIQTERKFFPGYVLAKLQMTDDVYHLVKNQPKVTGFLGSSGKPQPISEAEAARILNTKEEAANAPRVKVDVEYEIGDQVKVLEGPFASFNGVVEELDFDKAKVKVSVSIFGRATPVELDFEQVELAK; from the coding sequence ATGGCACGCTGGTATATCATTCACGCCTATTCAGGCTTTGAAAACAAGGTCAAGGAAGCCATATTGGCCGATGCCGAACGGCTGGAACTGACCCAGCTGGTCGAGGAGATCGAGGTTCCGACCGAGACCGTGACCGAAGTGCGCCGCGGCAAGAAGATCCAGACCGAACGCAAATTCTTCCCCGGCTATGTGCTGGCCAAGCTGCAGATGACCGATGATGTCTATCACCTGGTCAAGAACCAGCCCAAGGTCACCGGCTTTCTCGGCTCCAGCGGCAAGCCGCAGCCGATCAGCGAGGCCGAGGCCGCACGCATCCTGAACACCAAGGAAGAAGCCGCCAACGCGCCGCGGGTCAAGGTCGATGTCGAATATGAGATTGGCGATCAGGTCAAGGTGCTCGAAGGTCCCTTTGCCAGCTTCAACGGCGTCGTCGAGGAACTCGATTTCGACAAGGCCAAGGTCAAGGTATCGGTCTCGATCTTCGGCCGTGCGACCCCGGTCGAGCTGGATTTCGAACAGGTCGAACTGGCGAAGTAA
- a CDS encoding ClbS/DfsB family four-helix bundle protein, which yields MAATDQAELKAITEKEYVRLTGLLDTVDPAFAVAKDTDDISIKDVIGHRAHWIDLFLGWYHDGLAGRPVHFPAEGYKWNQLKPYNAMIREQQKDMGWDEARAMLADRHEKIMAFIEAGSDTTLYGDPMQGANNHWTPGRWAEASGPSHYRSAAKYIRARLRER from the coding sequence ATGGCGGCGACCGATCAGGCCGAACTTAAGGCTATCACCGAAAAAGAATATGTCAGGCTGACCGGATTACTCGATACCGTCGATCCTGCCTTTGCAGTGGCAAAGGATACCGACGACATTTCGATCAAAGATGTCATCGGTCACCGCGCGCACTGGATCGACCTGTTTCTCGGCTGGTATCATGACGGTCTGGCGGGCAGGCCCGTCCACTTCCCGGCAGAGGGTTATAAGTGGAACCAGCTCAAGCCCTATAATGCGATGATCCGCGAGCAACAGAAAGATATGGGCTGGGACGAAGCGAGAGCGATGCTGGCCGACCGCCATGAGAAAATCATGGCCTTTATCGAAGCGGGATCGGATACGACGCTTTACGGCGACCCGATGCAGGGCGCAAATAATCACTGGACACCGGGGCGCTGGGCCGAGGCATCAGGCCCCAGCCATTATCGCTCTGCGGCGAAATATATCCGGGCGCGGCTCAGAGAGCGCTAA
- a CDS encoding ABA4-like family protein — MLTTGEALSLSPDQLFGWASRAAMLGWIILIFLPRRWPALLFIPRYLIPFGLSLLYAGLALSHLFAVEGGGFGSLDQVAALFSKKEVLLAGWVHYLAFDLFIGGWIAVEADRLGLARLIQAPILVATFMLGPLGLALFLAMRTGYFVKERAEA, encoded by the coding sequence ATGCTGACCACCGGCGAAGCGCTCTCCCTATCACCCGACCAGCTGTTCGGCTGGGCCAGCAGGGCCGCAATGCTGGGCTGGATCATCCTGATATTCCTGCCGCGACGCTGGCCGGCACTGCTTTTCATTCCGCGCTATCTTATACCCTTTGGTCTCTCGCTGCTCTATGCTGGCCTGGCGCTCAGCCATTTGTTCGCCGTTGAAGGCGGCGGTTTCGGCTCGCTCGATCAGGTGGCGGCTCTGTTCAGCAAGAAAGAGGTGCTGCTTGCCGGATGGGTGCATTATCTCGCCTTTGACCTGTTTATCGGCGGCTGGATCGCGGTCGAGGCAGACAGGCTGGGACTGGCGCGATTGATACAGGCCCCGATACTGGTCGCCACCTTCATGCTGGGACCATTGGGGCTGGCGCTGTTCCTCGCCATGCGCACGGGTTATTTTGTAAAGGAAAGGGCAGAAGCATGA
- the rplK gene encoding 50S ribosomal protein L11, whose protein sequence is MAKKIDGYISLQVPAGTANPSPPIGPALGQRGVNIMEFCKAFNAATQDLEKGAPIPTKITVYADRSFTFETKTPPASYLIKKAIKLKSGSKAPGKEVAGTIKRSQLSQIAEVKMKDLNANDIEAATRIIEGSARAMGLEVVEG, encoded by the coding sequence ATGGCCAAGAAGATTGACGGCTATATCAGCCTGCAAGTGCCCGCTGGCACTGCAAACCCCTCACCGCCCATCGGCCCGGCTCTGGGTCAGCGCGGTGTCAACATCATGGAATTCTGTAAGGCGTTCAACGCGGCGACCCAGGATCTGGAAAAGGGTGCTCCGATTCCGACCAAGATCACCGTCTATGCCGATCGCAGCTTCACCTTCGAGACCAAGACACCGCCAGCCAGCTATCTGATCAAAAAGGCTATCAAGCTGAAATCGGGTTCCAAGGCGCCGGGCAAGGAAGTTGCCGGCACAATCAAGCGCTCGCAGCTGTCGCAGATTGCCGAGGTCAAGATGAAGGACCTCAACGCCAATGACATTGAGGCGGCAACGCGTATTATCGAAGGCTCGGCACGCGCCATGGGCCTTGAAGTGGTGGAGGGCTGA
- the rplA gene encoding 50S ribosomal protein L1 yields MAKLTKKQKALAEKLDAEKLYSVDEAIKTVKELATSKFDETIEVAMNLGVDPRHADQNVRGVVSLPSGTGKDVKVAVFARGDNADKATAAGADKVGAEDLMEDMQAGNLDYDRVIATPDMMGVVGRLGKVLGPKGLMPNPKLGTVTPNVEQAVKDAKGGQVEYRAEKAGIIHSGIGKASFSEDALRANFDTLVGAVVKAKPSGAKGKYVRKVAISSTMGPGLKIDLAEIEGA; encoded by the coding sequence ATGGCAAAACTGACCAAGAAGCAGAAAGCGCTCGCCGAAAAGCTCGACGCCGAAAAACTCTACAGCGTTGATGAAGCGATCAAGACCGTCAAGGAACTGGCAACCTCGAAGTTCGACGAGACCATCGAAGTGGCGATGAACCTTGGCGTCGACCCGCGCCATGCCGATCAGAATGTGCGCGGCGTGGTGTCGCTGCCCTCGGGCACCGGCAAGGACGTCAAAGTCGCGGTCTTCGCCCGTGGCGACAATGCCGACAAGGCAACTGCCGCCGGCGCCGACAAGGTTGGTGCCGAAGACCTGATGGAAGACATGCAGGCAGGCAATCTCGATTATGACCGTGTCATCGCCACGCCAGACATGATGGGTGTGGTCGGTCGTCTCGGTAAGGTTCTGGGCCCCAAGGGTCTGATGCCGAACCCGAAGCTGGGCACCGTGACCCCCAATGTCGAACAGGCAGTCAAGGACGCCAAGGGCGGCCAGGTCGAATATCGCGCCGAAAAAGCCGGTATCATCCATAGCGGTATCGGCAAGGCGAGCTTCAGCGAAGACGCGCTGCGCGCCAATTTCGACACGCTGGTCGGCGCCGTCGTCAAGGCCAAGCCATCGGGAGCCAAGGGCAAATATGTCCGCAAGGTCGCCATCAGCTCGACCATGGGGCCGGGCCTGAAGATCGACCTGGCGGAAATCGAGGGCGCATAA
- a CDS encoding FAD-dependent oxidoreductase, producing MDSLADDLRQMRRTPLHDSHVEAIREIAVEREYAQGEFVIRQGDPIDRFVYILEGEIEVVNPFTNERHLKDALGPTQFMGEIAFLSGGTATLPLRAAQPTLTLEVPRRAMLDLMAKTPEMSDIIISVFAARRRRQLEDNDSSLTLIGPEADQNIARIAVFASRNKIPFKAVPLRSDEAAAEANACSIPLDKPVVIFGKDQLVEDPTPLKIAQLLGMDEDIADEDIFDVLIVGGGPAGVAAAVYAGAEGLCAMVVDDTAIGGQAGTSSRIENYMGFPTGISGADLVWRGHVQAMKFGTRFAVPRRANSIEQREDGLFCVTLDCCSTVCARSVLVATGVQYRRLPLERLEEFEGAGVYYAATDMEARLCANKEVAIIGGGNSAGQAAMFLSRTTSHVHLLVRGNSLAASMSRYLSSRLEAEPNITIHYNSQVSALHGHDHLEYIEVTSGDETRRMETPSLFIMVGAAPNTGWLADMVDMDNKGFMLCGDAIGADSPFATSHPGIYAVGDVRAGSVKRVASAVGEGSVVISKIWDYVNQREMA from the coding sequence ATGGATTCGCTTGCTGACGATCTGCGCCAGATGCGCCGCACCCCCTTGCATGACAGCCATGTCGAAGCGATTCGCGAGATTGCGGTCGAGCGCGAATATGCGCAGGGTGAATTCGTTATCAGGCAGGGCGATCCGATCGACCGTTTCGTCTATATCCTCGAAGGCGAGATCGAGGTGGTCAATCCGTTCACCAATGAGCGACATCTCAAGGACGCGCTCGGCCCCACCCAGTTTATGGGCGAGATCGCGTTTCTGAGCGGTGGTACCGCGACCTTGCCACTGCGTGCGGCGCAGCCAACACTTACGCTCGAGGTACCGCGCCGGGCGATGCTCGACCTGATGGCGAAAACGCCCGAAATGTCGGATATCATCATCTCGGTATTCGCCGCGCGCCGTCGCCGCCAGCTTGAGGATAATGACAGCTCGCTGACACTGATCGGTCCCGAAGCGGATCAGAATATCGCGCGCATCGCGGTGTTCGCGAGCCGCAACAAAATCCCCTTCAAGGCGGTGCCGCTGCGCAGCGATGAAGCCGCGGCAGAGGCCAATGCCTGCAGCATCCCGCTCGACAAGCCGGTGGTGATCTTCGGCAAGGACCAGCTGGTCGAGGACCCGACCCCGCTGAAGATCGCCCAGCTTCTCGGCATGGATGAGGACATCGCCGATGAAGATATATTCGATGTGTTGATCGTCGGTGGCGGACCGGCCGGTGTCGCTGCTGCGGTTTATGCCGGGGCCGAGGGGCTGTGCGCCATGGTTGTCGATGATACCGCCATTGGCGGCCAGGCCGGGACATCGAGCCGGATCGAAAACTATATGGGCTTCCCTACCGGCATTTCCGGTGCCGATCTGGTCTGGCGCGGCCATGTCCAGGCGATGAAGTTCGGGACACGCTTTGCGGTGCCGCGTCGTGCCAATAGTATAGAGCAGCGCGAAGATGGCCTATTCTGCGTTACGCTTGATTGCTGCAGCACCGTCTGCGCCCGTTCGGTACTGGTCGCCACCGGGGTGCAATATCGTCGATTGCCGTTGGAGCGGCTGGAAGAATTTGAAGGCGCCGGGGTCTATTATGCCGCGACCGATATGGAGGCACGGCTCTGCGCCAATAAGGAGGTGGCGATTATCGGCGGCGGCAATTCGGCCGGACAGGCTGCGATGTTCCTCAGTCGCACGACCAGCCATGTCCATCTGCTGGTGCGCGGCAATTCGCTCGCTGCGTCAATGTCGCGCTATCTCAGCAGCCGGCTCGAGGCGGAGCCGAATATCACCATCCATTACAACAGCCAGGTCTCGGCGCTGCACGGACATGATCATCTGGAATATATCGAGGTGACAAGCGGCGACGAGACCCGGCGCATGGAGACGCCCTCGCTGTTCATCATGGTCGGTGCCGCACCCAATACCGGTTGGCTCGCCGATATGGTCGATATGGACAATAAGGGGTTCATGCTGTGCGGCGATGCCATTGGCGCGGATTCACCGTTCGCCACTTCGCATCCGGGCATTTATGCCGTGGGCGATGTCCGTGCCGGATCGGTGAAGCGCGTCGCCTCGGCGGTGGGCGAAGGATCGGTGGTGATCTCGAAGATCTGGGATTATGTCAATCAGCGCGAAATGGCGTGA
- a CDS encoding tyrosine-type recombinase/integrase: MVPKRRKPARRALLDGNFARRKLPLRESEYCIWDTELAGFGLRVRPSGNYFWFVRLRHRGKHRRITLGRSDDLNAGLARAQARRILAEAALDGLPKRAVVKATPTMTDFVEAYWDDLSRVWKPSTTKRNWDAWRLTIKPVFGDTRVADIMPPDIHRWRDGCAGEGEVKFNRAVPVLSALFKYAEALKMRRPGSNPCRGMPRYKRPSVERYLTPAEYRRVGAALREAETNSPAQVAIARLLLFTGARVSEITHLRWGWVKPPRLVLPDSKTGPKVIWLNTQAQGVLAGIERRGESDLVFPNQTGKRPLNFSTWWYNFRRRCALPDVRIHDLRHSFASTAIMDNVPLSTIGKLLGHKLVETTAKYSHLSDDVIGEAAERVSGSLAQAIGLRP, from the coding sequence ATGGTCCCCAAGCGGCGAAAGCCCGCACGCCGGGCACTACTCGATGGTAATTTCGCGCGGCGCAAGCTGCCGCTTCGCGAAAGCGAATACTGTATCTGGGACACCGAGCTTGCGGGTTTCGGGTTGCGTGTAAGGCCCAGCGGCAATTACTTTTGGTTTGTGCGCTTGCGCCATCGCGGCAAGCATCGGCGTATCACCCTTGGACGATCCGACGACCTCAACGCGGGACTGGCAAGGGCGCAGGCACGCCGCATCCTTGCCGAAGCCGCGCTCGATGGATTGCCTAAACGTGCAGTGGTCAAGGCCACGCCGACAATGACCGACTTCGTAGAAGCCTATTGGGACGATCTTTCGCGCGTCTGGAAGCCTTCGACCACCAAGCGGAACTGGGATGCTTGGCGGCTCACCATCAAGCCCGTGTTTGGCGATACGCGCGTGGCCGACATCATGCCACCAGACATCCACCGCTGGCGCGATGGATGCGCGGGAGAGGGCGAGGTGAAGTTCAACCGCGCTGTCCCAGTTCTGTCCGCATTGTTCAAATATGCCGAAGCGCTCAAGATGCGTCGGCCTGGTTCAAACCCTTGCCGAGGCATGCCGCGCTACAAGCGACCGAGCGTCGAACGCTATTTAACGCCAGCCGAATATCGCCGGGTTGGAGCGGCACTGCGTGAGGCTGAGACAAACAGTCCCGCCCAGGTCGCCATCGCGCGCTTGCTTCTGTTCACTGGCGCGCGCGTCAGCGAAATCACTCACCTACGCTGGGGCTGGGTGAAGCCGCCCCGTCTGGTGCTGCCTGACAGCAAGACCGGCCCCAAGGTGATTTGGCTCAACACGCAGGCGCAGGGTGTCCTTGCCGGGATCGAGCGACGCGGGGAGAGCGACCTGGTGTTTCCGAACCAGACAGGCAAGCGCCCGCTGAACTTCAGCACATGGTGGTACAATTTCCGGCGGCGCTGCGCTTTGCCGGACGTTCGAATTCATGATCTGCGCCACAGCTTCGCGTCAACCGCGATCATGGACAACGTGCCGCTATCGACCATCGGCAAACTGCTGGGCCACAAGCTGGTTGAGACGACCGCCAAGTATTCGCATCTCTCTGATGACGTGATCGGCGAAGCCGCCGAGCGGGTTTCCGGCTCGCTGGCCCAAGCGATTGGCCTCAGACCATGA